One Trichosurus vulpecula isolate mTriVul1 chromosome 7, mTriVul1.pri, whole genome shotgun sequence genomic region harbors:
- the MTRF1L gene encoding peptide chain release factor 1-like, mitochondrial isoform X3, which produces MWTSLLFRTARYLWPRGALVRLPRRPVSSSSPQLEELFADGGAMRSFLERLAGPGVQALSLVQGPELAMAAQKLREKEQELRETERLLEDENEDLRKLAENEIISCQKELTKLKQKVLYL; this is translated from the exons ATGTGGACGTCGCTGCTGTTCCGAACCGCTCGGTACTTGTGGCCCCGTGGAGCCCTAGTTAGGCTTCCTCGCCGGCCCGTGAGCTCTAGCAGCCCCCAGCTGGAGGAGCTCTTCGCCGACGGTGGGGCCATGAGGAGTTTCCTCGAACGCCTGGCGGGACCTGGGGTTCAGGCCCTGTCCCTAGTCCAGGGTCCGGAGTTGGCGATGGCGGCCCAGAAACtgagggagaaggagcaggagcTGCGGGAGACGGAGCGGCTGCTAGAGG ATGAGAATGAAGACCTAAGGAAACttgcagaaaatgaaataatctcttgTCAGAAAGAATTAACTAAATTGAAGCAAAAGGTATTGTACCTTTGA
- the MTRF1L gene encoding peptide chain release factor 1-like, mitochondrial isoform X4 gives MWTSLLFRTARYLWPRGALVRLPRRPVSSSSPQLEELFADGGAMRSFLERLAGPGVQALSLVQGPELAMAAQKLREKEQELRETERLLEDENEDLRKLAENEIISCQKELTKLKQKVA, from the exons ATGTGGACGTCGCTGCTGTTCCGAACCGCTCGGTACTTGTGGCCCCGTGGAGCCCTAGTTAGGCTTCCTCGCCGGCCCGTGAGCTCTAGCAGCCCCCAGCTGGAGGAGCTCTTCGCCGACGGTGGGGCCATGAGGAGTTTCCTCGAACGCCTGGCGGGACCTGGGGTTCAGGCCCTGTCCCTAGTCCAGGGTCCGGAGTTGGCGATGGCGGCCCAGAAACtgagggagaaggagcaggagcTGCGGGAGACGGAGCGGCTGCTAGAGG ATGAGAATGAAGACCTAAGGAAACttgcagaaaatgaaataatctcttgTCAGAAAGAATTAACTAAATTGAAGCAAAAG